A single window of Candidatus Rokuibacteriota bacterium DNA harbors:
- a CDS encoding carboxymuconolactone decarboxylase family protein, giving the protein MDATLSEVHQELVAVGAAIAANCEPCLAYHVQKAREAGITNDQLQAAVAVAQQVKETPARLMIARANRLLGQGEDRPADTTSSRCCG; this is encoded by the coding sequence ATGGATGCGACCTTGTCGGAAGTCCATCAGGAGCTCGTCGCCGTCGGGGCGGCGATCGCGGCCAACTGTGAACCCTGCCTGGCCTACCACGTGCAGAAGGCTCGCGAGGCGGGCATCACGAACGACCAGCTCCAGGCGGCCGTCGCCGTCGCCCAGCAGGTCAAGGAGACGCCGGCCAGGCTCATGATCGCCCGGGCGAATCGCCTCCTGGGGCAGGGAGAAGACAGGCCGGCCGACACCACGTCGTCCCGGTGCTGCGGCTGA
- a CDS encoding ATP-binding cassette domain-containing protein, with translation MLQRPLPASLAFLGGLLQGSRFCDPSAGRVLVDGRNIRRYTLASLRDQTAVVLQDSVLFSTTIWENMAYGKLDATPDEIGAAARAANAHDFIVELEHGYDTVVGERGCTLSGGQRRRIAIARALVRNAPILILDEPMAGLDVESEAKVREALGRLMAGRTSLTITHDLRVAADADLIILLDDGRIVGQGRHDELLVGNPHYRRLYELGTAPRPVRPAARGRRAPAGPAQERCRLPERRLGTR, from the coding sequence CTGCTGCAGCGGCCGCTCCCCGCCTCCCTCGCCTTTCTCGGCGGGTTGCTTCAGGGCAGCCGCTTCTGCGATCCGAGCGCCGGACGGGTCCTCGTCGATGGGAGAAACATCCGCCGCTACACGCTGGCCTCGCTGCGCGACCAGACCGCCGTGGTCCTGCAGGACTCGGTCCTCTTCAGCACGACGATCTGGGAGAACATGGCGTACGGCAAGCTCGATGCCACCCCGGACGAGATCGGGGCCGCCGCCCGCGCGGCCAACGCCCACGATTTCATCGTCGAGCTCGAACACGGCTATGACACGGTCGTCGGCGAGCGGGGCTGCACGCTCTCCGGCGGCCAGCGCCGGCGGATCGCGATCGCGCGCGCGCTCGTCCGCAATGCCCCCATCCTGATCCTGGACGAGCCGATGGCGGGGCTCGACGTCGAGAGCGAGGCGAAGGTCAGAGAAGCGCTGGGGCGCCTCATGGCGGGCCGGACCTCTCTCACGATCACCCACGACCTTCGCGTGGCCGCCGACGCCGACCTCATCATTCTCCTCGACGACGGCCGCATCGTCGGCCAGGGCCGGCACGACGAGCTCCTGGTGGGGAACCCGCACTACCGCCGCCTCTACGAACTTGGAACCGCTCCGCGGCCGGTGAGGCCGGCGGCGAGGGGCCGGCGAGCGCCGGCCGGACCGGCGCAGGAGCGGTGCCGGCTTCCGGAGAGGCGTCTCGGCACTCGCTGA
- the soxZ gene encoding thiosulfate oxidation carrier complex protein SoxZ has translation MINVPKRAKRGEIIEIKTLISHPMETGYRRSQVGAPIPRDIVRLFVCTYNGTEVFRAELHPAIAANPFLVFSTVATESGTLAFHWTGDKDFSLTESAAITVE, from the coding sequence ATGATCAACGTGCCGAAACGGGCAAAGCGCGGCGAGATCATCGAGATCAAGACGCTGATCTCGCATCCGATGGAGACCGGGTATCGCCGGAGCCAGGTGGGCGCGCCGATCCCGCGCGACATCGTCCGGCTCTTCGTGTGTACTTACAACGGTACGGAAGTCTTCCGCGCCGAGCTCCACCCGGCGATCGCCGCGAATCCGTTCCTCGTCTTCTCGACGGTCGCCACGGAGAGCGGCACCCTCGCGTTCCACTGGACGGGCGACAAGGACTTCTCGCTGACGGAGTCGGCCGCCATCACCGTCGAGTGA
- a CDS encoding xanthine dehydrogenase family protein molybdopterin-binding subunit: MITEAAKINRRSFVIGTTAVGGGLALGLRIPFGASLARAQDRSPEITAWVVIRPDDTVVIRIARSEMGQGTLTGLAQMVAEELECNWSKVTTEYPTPGQSVARKRVWGDFSTGGSRGIRTSHEYVRKGGATARMMLVQAAADAWNVAAAECTAANSVITHRPSGRTTTYGKVAAAAAKLTPPANVTLKDPKDWKLIGKPMKRLDTMPKVTGAQIYASDLKLPGMLNAAIKDCPVFGGKVKSFEAAKVKGMPGVRQVVPVGDSAVGVVADTWWQAKTALDALPIVWDEGPNSKASSATIADMLKAGLDADQAFIGNQNGDAKAIAAAAKRVEAVYAYPFLNHATMEPMNATARWTADRCEVWVPTQNGEAAFAATMAASGLPADKCEVYKINLGGGFGRRGAFHDYVTQTVQIAKQIPGTPVKLLWSREEDMTHGRYHPVMQAKLTGALDAGGRLTGLHVRLSGQSILAAVFPQNLQNGKDVLTFQGLHPSGDFAFGYSVPNLLIDHAMRNTHVPPGFWRGVNINQNAIFMECFMDELAHAAGQDALEFRRKLMTKHPKHLAVLNAVADRAGWGKPAPRGVHRGLAQMMSFGSYVAACAEISVSGGNKVKVQRIVGAIDPGYAVNPAQIERQMAGSFVYGLSALFMEECTVKDGRIEQQNFDTYDSMRIAQMPKVESIIMPSGGFWGGVGEPTICVAAPAVLNAFFNATGRRVRTFPLKNHGIQLV; the protein is encoded by the coding sequence ATGATCACCGAGGCTGCGAAGATCAACCGCCGCTCCTTCGTCATCGGCACCACCGCGGTCGGCGGCGGGCTCGCCCTGGGCCTCAGGATCCCGTTCGGCGCGAGCCTCGCCCGCGCGCAGGACAGGTCGCCCGAGATCACCGCCTGGGTCGTCATCCGCCCCGACGACACGGTCGTGATCCGGATCGCGCGGTCCGAGATGGGGCAGGGCACGCTCACCGGCCTCGCGCAGATGGTGGCCGAGGAGCTCGAGTGCAACTGGTCGAAGGTGACGACCGAGTATCCGACGCCCGGCCAGAGCGTCGCGCGCAAGCGCGTGTGGGGCGATTTCTCCACGGGCGGCAGCCGCGGCATCCGGACGTCGCACGAGTACGTCCGCAAGGGTGGCGCCACGGCGCGGATGATGCTGGTCCAGGCGGCGGCCGACGCCTGGAACGTTGCTGCCGCCGAGTGCACCGCCGCCAACAGCGTGATCACGCACAGGCCCTCCGGCCGCACGACCACGTACGGCAAGGTCGCGGCAGCCGCCGCGAAGCTGACCCCGCCGGCCAACGTGACGCTCAAGGACCCGAAGGACTGGAAGCTCATCGGGAAGCCGATGAAGCGCCTCGACACGATGCCGAAGGTGACCGGCGCGCAGATCTACGCTTCGGACTTGAAGCTGCCCGGGATGCTCAACGCCGCGATCAAGGACTGCCCGGTGTTCGGCGGCAAGGTGAAGAGCTTCGAGGCCGCGAAGGTCAAGGGCATGCCAGGCGTCCGGCAGGTGGTGCCGGTCGGCGATTCCGCGGTCGGCGTGGTGGCCGACACGTGGTGGCAGGCCAAGACCGCGCTCGACGCGCTCCCCATCGTCTGGGACGAGGGCCCGAACTCCAAGGCGTCGAGCGCCACCATCGCCGACATGCTGAAAGCCGGCCTCGATGCCGATCAGGCCTTCATCGGCAACCAGAATGGCGACGCGAAAGCCATCGCCGCCGCGGCGAAGAGGGTCGAGGCGGTCTACGCCTATCCGTTCCTGAACCACGCGACGATGGAGCCGATGAACGCGACGGCGCGCTGGACGGCGGACCGCTGCGAGGTCTGGGTCCCGACGCAGAACGGCGAGGCCGCGTTCGCGGCAACGATGGCGGCGTCCGGCCTCCCGGCCGACAAGTGTGAGGTCTACAAGATCAATCTCGGCGGCGGGTTCGGCCGGCGCGGGGCCTTTCACGACTACGTGACCCAGACCGTCCAGATCGCCAAGCAGATTCCGGGCACGCCCGTGAAGCTCCTGTGGTCGCGCGAGGAAGACATGACGCACGGCCGGTATCACCCGGTCATGCAGGCGAAGCTGACCGGGGCGCTGGACGCAGGCGGACGCCTGACCGGGTTGCATGTGCGTCTGTCGGGACAGTCGATCCTCGCCGCCGTGTTCCCGCAGAATCTCCAGAACGGGAAGGACGTTCTCACCTTCCAGGGGCTCCACCCGAGCGGGGATTTCGCCTTCGGCTACAGCGTCCCGAATCTCCTGATCGACCATGCGATGCGCAACACGCATGTCCCGCCGGGGTTCTGGCGCGGCGTGAACATCAACCAGAACGCCATCTTCATGGAATGCTTCATGGACGAGCTCGCTCATGCCGCCGGCCAGGATGCGCTCGAGTTCCGGCGCAAGCTGATGACCAAGCATCCGAAGCACCTCGCCGTGCTGAACGCCGTGGCCGACCGGGCGGGATGGGGCAAGCCGGCGCCGCGGGGCGTCCACCGCGGACTGGCCCAGATGATGTCGTTCGGCAGCTACGTGGCCGCGTGCGCCGAGATCTCGGTCAGCGGCGGCAACAAGGTGAAGGTGCAGCGCATCGTCGGGGCGATCGATCCCGGCTACGCGGTCAACCCGGCGCAGATCGAACGGCAGATGGCCGGCTCCTTCGTGTACGGACTGTCGGCGCTGTTCATGGAGGAGTGCACGGTCAAGGACGGCCGCATCGAGCAGCAGAACTTCGATACCTACGATTCGATGCGGATCGCGCAGATGCCGAAGGTCGAGTCGATCATCATGCCGTCCGGCGGGTTCTGGGGCGGCGTCGGCGAGCCGACGATCTGCGTGGCGGCGCCGGCGGTCCTGAACGCCTTCTTCAATGCGACCGGCCGCCGCGTCCGCACGTTCCCGCTGAAGAACCACGGCATCCAGCTGGTGTAG
- a CDS encoding formamidopyrimidine-DNA glycosylase: MPELPDVTVYIDALRPRIVGTRLERARLASPFVLRSVDPPLVEAGGREVRGLRRLGKRIVIALEGDLFLVLHLMIAGRLHWRGAGARLPGKIGLAALDFTAGTLVLTEAGTTRRAALHVVRGEAALGEHDPGGLEVLEADLAAFRAALARENHTLKRILTDPRLVSGIGNAYADEILHRARLSPVKLSRQLTEEESARFHAATRATLIDWIERLRREAGEGFPEGVTAFRDGMAVHGRYGKPCPDCGAPVQRIVHAENETNYCARCQTGGKLLADRALSRLLREDWPRTLAELEERRRSR, translated from the coding sequence GTGCCCGAGCTGCCCGACGTCACCGTCTACATCGACGCGCTCAGGCCCCGGATCGTGGGGACGCGCCTGGAGCGCGCGAGGCTGGCGAGCCCATTCGTGCTCCGCTCCGTCGACCCGCCCCTCGTCGAGGCCGGGGGCCGGGAGGTGCGGGGGCTCCGGCGCCTCGGCAAGCGCATCGTGATCGCCCTCGAGGGGGACCTCTTCCTCGTGCTCCACCTGATGATCGCGGGGCGCCTGCACTGGCGGGGAGCGGGAGCGCGGCTGCCGGGAAAGATCGGGCTGGCGGCGCTCGACTTCACCGCGGGGACGCTCGTGCTGACCGAGGCCGGCACCACCCGGCGGGCTGCCCTCCACGTCGTGCGCGGGGAGGCCGCCCTCGGCGAGCACGACCCCGGCGGGCTCGAGGTGCTCGAGGCCGACCTCGCGGCCTTCCGGGCCGCGCTCGCGCGCGAGAACCACACGCTGAAGCGCATCCTCACCGACCCCCGCCTCGTGAGCGGGATCGGCAACGCCTACGCGGACGAGATCCTCCACCGGGCGCGGCTGTCTCCGGTGAAGCTCTCCCGCCAGCTCACCGAGGAGGAGAGCGCGCGCTTCCACGCGGCCACGCGGGCCACGCTCATCGACTGGATCGAGCGGCTCCGGCGCGAGGCGGGCGAGGGGTTCCCCGAGGGGGTGACGGCCTTCCGGGACGGGATGGCGGTGCACGGACGCTACGGAAAGCCCTGCCCCGACTGCGGCGCGCCCGTGCAGCGGATCGTCCACGCCGAGAACGAGACGAACTACTGCGCGCGCTGCCAGACGGGCGGGAAGCTCCTCGCCGACCGCGCGCTCTCGCGCCTGCTCCGAGAGGACTGGCCGCGCACGCTCGCGGAGCTCGAGGAGCGCCGCCGTTCGCGATGA
- the soxA gene encoding sulfur oxidation c-type cytochrome SoxA produces the protein MLSVRQVCAAVSAVALAAAAFAGEIPRSERRSGYDFMSRETRAMQDDDSANPGLLWVLEGEALWNRKTGATGRACADCHGDARASMTGVAARHPSFSTAKGRPIDLEQRINLCRTDRQQAPPLDWESRDLLALTAYVARQSRGRPVEVAIDERTQPFLDAGRATFHRRQGQLNLSCGQCHDDHWGRRLAGNVIPQAHPTGYPLYRLEWQGLGSLQRRLRGCLVGMRAEPYAYGAPELVDLELFLMWRARGMTIEAPAVRP, from the coding sequence ATGCTGTCAGTCCGGCAAGTCTGCGCCGCGGTGAGTGCGGTCGCGCTGGCGGCGGCGGCCTTCGCCGGCGAGATCCCGCGCTCCGAACGCCGCTCGGGTTACGACTTCATGAGCCGCGAGACCCGCGCGATGCAGGACGACGACAGCGCCAATCCCGGCCTGCTCTGGGTGCTCGAGGGCGAAGCGCTGTGGAACCGGAAGACCGGCGCCACCGGCCGCGCCTGCGCCGACTGCCATGGCGACGCCCGCGCGAGCATGACGGGCGTCGCCGCGCGCCATCCGTCGTTCAGCACCGCGAAGGGACGGCCGATCGATCTCGAGCAGCGCATCAACCTCTGCCGCACGGACCGGCAGCAGGCGCCGCCGCTCGACTGGGAAAGCAGGGACCTGCTCGCGCTGACCGCCTACGTCGCACGCCAGTCGCGCGGCCGGCCGGTCGAGGTCGCGATCGACGAGCGGACACAGCCGTTCCTCGATGCCGGCCGCGCCACCTTCCATCGGCGCCAGGGCCAGCTCAATCTCTCCTGCGGCCAGTGTCACGACGACCACTGGGGGCGGCGGCTCGCGGGCAACGTCATTCCGCAGGCGCACCCGACCGGGTACCCGCTCTACCGGCTGGAGTGGCAAGGGCTCGGCTCGCTCCAGCGGCGGCTGCGCGGCTGTCTCGTCGGGATGCGCGCGGAACCGTATGCATACGGCGCCCCCGAGCTCGTGGATCTCGAGCTGTTCCTGATGTGGCGGGCGCGCGGGATGACGATCGAGGCGCCGGCAGTGCGGCCCTGA
- a CDS encoding (2Fe-2S)-binding protein yields the protein MARLTINGRTSEVNVDPGTPLLWAIREQLGLTGTKYGCGVAHCGACTVHIDGKAVRSCVVPVSAAVGKQITTIEGLAVGGVLHKVQKAWVDHEVPQCGYCQAGMIMAVAALLKDTPKPTDADIDASITNICRCGTFQQVRQAIHAAAKA from the coding sequence ATGGCACGTCTGACGATCAACGGCAGGACCAGCGAGGTCAACGTCGATCCCGGCACGCCTCTGCTGTGGGCCATCCGGGAGCAGCTCGGCCTGACGGGGACCAAGTACGGCTGCGGCGTCGCGCACTGCGGCGCATGCACGGTGCACATCGACGGCAAGGCGGTCCGCTCCTGCGTGGTGCCCGTCAGCGCCGCGGTGGGCAAGCAGATCACCACCATCGAAGGCCTCGCCGTCGGCGGCGTCCTGCACAAGGTGCAGAAGGCCTGGGTCGACCACGAGGTGCCGCAGTGCGGCTATTGCCAGGCGGGCATGATCATGGCCGTGGCCGCGCTCCTGAAGGACACGCCGAAGCCGACCGACGCCGACATCGATGCGTCGATCACGAACATCTGCCGCTGCGGCACGTTCCAGCAGGTGCGTCAAGCCATCCACGCTGCGGCGAAGGCATGA
- a CDS encoding FAD-dependent oxidoreductase, with product MRPSRRAFLKLGVAASAALFPVPARAQGSAPRVVVVGGGFAGASCARALRQADPRIAVTLVEASATFIACPLSNAVIGGLREMSAQQFTYERIAAAGIVVARASATAVDAQARWVTLADGTRLPYDRLVLAPGIDIRWGALPGYDETAAGHMPHAWRAGEQTLLLRRQLEAMDDGGLVVISAPANPFRCPPGPYERASLIAHYLKTKKPKSKLIVLDAKDTFSKQRLFQQAWTELYPGLLEWVPLSKGGKVISVDAATRTLVTDFGRHKAAVANVIPPQKAGRIADAAGVTDRSGWCPIDPVTFESTLQTGIHVIGDAAIAGAMPKSAFAANSQAKTCAAAVARLVTGAAPSVPKLINTCYSLVAPDYGISVAGVYAPSSGQLAEVPGSGGVSPAHAPRATRALEAALAEAWFRTIGAEVFG from the coding sequence ATGAGGCCGAGCCGCCGCGCGTTCCTGAAGCTGGGTGTCGCGGCTTCGGCTGCGCTGTTCCCCGTGCCAGCCCGTGCGCAAGGCTCCGCGCCGCGAGTCGTCGTCGTCGGTGGCGGGTTCGCCGGCGCGAGCTGCGCCCGCGCCCTGCGGCAGGCCGACCCGCGCATCGCCGTGACACTGGTCGAGGCCAGCGCGACGTTCATCGCCTGCCCGCTCAGCAACGCCGTGATCGGCGGCTTGCGAGAGATGAGTGCGCAGCAGTTCACGTACGAGCGCATCGCCGCGGCCGGCATCGTCGTCGCCCGCGCCAGCGCCACTGCCGTCGACGCGCAGGCGCGCTGGGTCACCCTCGCGGACGGCACGCGCCTGCCGTACGACCGGCTGGTGCTGGCGCCCGGCATCGACATCCGCTGGGGCGCGCTGCCGGGCTACGACGAGACGGCGGCCGGGCACATGCCCCACGCGTGGCGCGCGGGCGAGCAGACTCTCTTGCTGCGCCGGCAGCTCGAGGCGATGGACGACGGCGGGCTCGTCGTCATCTCGGCGCCGGCGAATCCGTTCCGCTGCCCGCCCGGGCCCTACGAGCGCGCGAGCCTGATCGCGCACTATCTCAAGACGAAGAAGCCGAAATCCAAGCTGATCGTCCTCGACGCCAAGGACACCTTCTCCAAGCAGCGGCTGTTCCAGCAGGCGTGGACCGAGCTGTACCCGGGCTTGCTCGAGTGGGTGCCGCTGTCCAAGGGCGGCAAGGTCATCTCGGTCGACGCGGCCACCCGCACGCTGGTCACCGATTTCGGCCGGCACAAGGCGGCGGTCGCCAACGTCATCCCGCCGCAGAAGGCGGGCCGCATCGCGGACGCCGCAGGCGTCACCGACCGGAGCGGCTGGTGCCCGATCGATCCCGTGACCTTCGAGTCGACGCTCCAGACCGGCATTCACGTCATCGGTGACGCCGCGATCGCCGGCGCGATGCCGAAATCCGCCTTCGCCGCGAACTCGCAGGCCAAGACGTGCGCGGCGGCGGTCGCACGGCTCGTCACGGGCGCGGCGCCGTCCGTCCCCAAGCTGATCAACACCTGCTACAGCCTGGTCGCACCCGACTACGGCATCTCGGTGGCCGGTGTCTACGCACCTTCGAGCGGCCAGCTGGCCGAGGTGCCGGGCTCCGGCGGCGTGAGTCCGGCGCACGCACCGCGCGCGACGCGGGCGCTCGAGGCCGCGCTGGCCGAGGCCTGGTTCCGCACCATCGGCGCCGAGGTCTTCGGGTGA
- the soxX gene encoding sulfur oxidation c-type cytochrome SoxX: MAGVARADDAIRQPLTGAKGDPARGRAIVASRQVGLCLLCHSGPFPEERLQGDLATDLRGVGGRLSEGQLRLQIVDPGRVNPATIMPAYHRTEGLVRVAPAYRGQPVLSAEQIEDVVAFLMTLKD; this comes from the coding sequence ATGGCCGGCGTTGCGCGTGCAGACGATGCGATACGGCAGCCGCTCACGGGCGCCAAGGGCGATCCGGCGCGGGGCCGCGCGATCGTCGCCAGCCGCCAGGTCGGCCTCTGTCTGCTCTGTCACAGCGGGCCGTTCCCGGAGGAGCGGCTCCAGGGCGACCTCGCCACCGATCTCAGGGGAGTCGGCGGCCGATTGTCCGAGGGCCAGCTACGGCTCCAGATCGTCGATCCGGGCCGGGTCAACCCGGCGACGATCATGCCGGCGTATCATCGTACCGAGGGACTGGTGCGGGTTGCGCCGGCCTACCGCGGCCAGCCGGTCCTCAGCGCGGAGCAGATCGAGGACGTGGTGGCCTTCTTGATGACATTGAAGGACTGA
- a CDS encoding TetR/AcrR family transcriptional regulator gives MSRQPEGGRRTGRKAVARLVEEEIVRAAAVCFGGVGYHATTLETIAARVGVSKVTLYRYVSSKEELLWRVFERTIEAFHGGLEAIVQQGLPPDETLRRIVHHQVRMLTTHLPFLAVFFSEESELPAQLAQRVARTKRQYDRTIEGVVRRGIRQGTFRDVNPILLVFAILGACNWLYKWYRPEGRLAPDRIADAFVALLERGYLSQPRGVDAMAPVLRTIERRLAELERLARPPATGQRRAVRAARRR, from the coding sequence ATGTCAAGACAGCCTGAGGGAGGGCGCCGGACCGGTCGCAAGGCCGTCGCCCGGCTCGTCGAAGAGGAGATCGTCCGGGCAGCCGCCGTCTGCTTCGGCGGGGTGGGGTACCACGCGACGACGCTCGAGACCATCGCGGCCCGGGTGGGCGTGTCGAAGGTCACGCTCTACCGGTACGTGTCCAGCAAGGAGGAGCTTCTCTGGCGGGTCTTCGAGCGCACCATCGAGGCGTTTCACGGGGGTCTGGAGGCCATCGTCCAACAGGGTCTGCCTCCCGACGAGACGTTGCGGCGCATCGTACATCATCAGGTGCGCATGCTCACCACCCACTTGCCGTTCCTCGCCGTCTTCTTCAGCGAGGAGAGCGAGCTCCCCGCACAGCTCGCGCAGCGCGTGGCCCGGACCAAGCGCCAGTACGACCGGACCATCGAGGGGGTCGTGCGGCGGGGGATCCGCCAGGGGACCTTCCGCGACGTCAATCCGATCCTCCTGGTGTTCGCGATCCTCGGCGCGTGCAACTGGCTCTACAAGTGGTACCGCCCCGAGGGCCGGCTCGCGCCGGACCGGATCGCCGACGCGTTCGTCGCACTGCTCGAGCGGGGCTATCTCAGCCAGCCGCGCGGAGTGGACGCCATGGCTCCGGTGCTCCGCACGATCGAGCGGCGCCTGGCCGAGCTGGAGCGCCTGGCCCGTCCGCCGGCGACCGGCCAACGCCGAGCCGTCCGGGCGGCCCGGCGCCGCTGA
- a CDS encoding sigma-70 family RNA polymerase sigma factor, with translation MESHEFEAIVREYRPRLTRYVAGLVGDPGHAEDVTQEALARVHRGLPSLQAPEARTTWIFHIASNVAFDHLKSRAARESSRTASLDADADGPGPSDVPDGARSAEERLEQSEMAACLQQYIHRLSPPLRASLLLRDLEGLSEQAAAEALGCSVAAVKVRTHRARKALRAMLQAECRFYDDSRGVFRCDPGGSRHEPPGRGEPVR, from the coding sequence ATGGAATCCCATGAGTTCGAGGCAATCGTCAGGGAGTACCGGCCACGGCTGACACGGTACGTGGCCGGGCTCGTCGGGGACCCGGGCCATGCCGAGGACGTGACCCAGGAGGCGCTCGCCCGGGTCCACCGTGGCCTCCCCTCGCTCCAGGCACCCGAGGCGCGCACCACCTGGATCTTCCACATCGCCTCCAACGTCGCCTTCGATCACCTCAAGAGCCGGGCCGCCCGCGAATCGAGCCGGACGGCCTCGCTGGACGCTGACGCCGATGGGCCCGGTCCATCCGATGTCCCGGATGGCGCGCGATCCGCCGAGGAGCGGCTCGAGCAGAGCGAGATGGCGGCCTGTCTGCAGCAGTACATCCACCGGCTGTCGCCTCCGCTGCGAGCCAGCCTGCTGCTGCGGGATCTGGAGGGGCTCAGCGAGCAGGCCGCCGCGGAGGCCCTCGGCTGCTCCGTCGCCGCGGTGAAGGTGCGGACGCATCGCGCGAGGAAGGCGCTCCGAGCGATGCTTCAGGCCGAATGCCGCTTCTACGACGACTCCCGCGGCGTGTTCCGGTGTGATCCGGGCGGTTCCCGCCACGAGCCGCCCGGGCGCGGCGAGCCGGTTCGATAG
- a CDS encoding YaiI/YqxD family protein: MQIWVDADACPQAIKEILLRAAERAQVLTTLVANTLLRTPSSPFIRAIRVPQGFDVADHRIVQEMQPGDLVVTADIPLAAEVIARGGHALDPRGELYSEDNVRERLAIRNLMQQLRASGALIGGPAAFAQSNRHLFANHLDRFLTKQRPA, translated from the coding sequence ATGCAGATCTGGGTCGACGCCGACGCTTGCCCCCAGGCCATCAAGGAGATCCTGCTCCGGGCCGCTGAGCGCGCGCAGGTGCTGACAACGCTGGTCGCCAACACGCTGCTTCGGACGCCGTCGTCGCCCTTCATCCGGGCCATCCGGGTGCCGCAGGGGTTCGACGTGGCAGACCACCGCATCGTGCAGGAGATGCAGCCGGGCGACCTCGTGGTCACGGCCGACATCCCCCTGGCCGCCGAGGTCATCGCACGCGGAGGGCACGCGCTCGACCCTCGAGGCGAGCTGTACTCGGAGGACAATGTCCGCGAGCGCCTCGCCATTCGCAACCTGATGCAGCAGCTGCGCGCGAGCGGGGCGCTCATCGGCGGCCCGGCGGCGTTCGCCCAGAGCAACCGGCACCTGTTCGCGAATCACCTCGACCGCTTTCTGACCAAGCAGCGGCCGGCCTGA
- a CDS encoding cytochrome C: MRKALAAAIGSVSIAAAVVASAEPPPGAAACSGCHPASARVTSPVPRLAGLERAAIVRAMQDFRSGKRAATVMDRIAKGFTEEETQAIAGWYATQR, from the coding sequence ATGCGCAAGGCCCTGGCCGCTGCCATCGGATCCGTCTCGATCGCAGCGGCCGTCGTCGCATCGGCGGAGCCGCCTCCGGGCGCCGCGGCGTGCTCGGGCTGCCATCCGGCCTCGGCGCGCGTGACCTCGCCCGTCCCGCGGCTCGCCGGGCTCGAGCGGGCGGCGATCGTGCGGGCGATGCAGGACTTCCGCTCAGGGAAGCGGGCCGCCACCGTCATGGATCGGATCGCCAAGGGTTTCACCGAGGAGGAGACCCAGGCGATCGCCGGCTGGTACGCCACGCAGCGATGA
- a CDS encoding SoxY-related AACIE arm protein produces the protein MKRRASRREFLVVAGGAVAGLGLASAAAAEPPRATPAAMREAIRKVVGSARVTPGRVKLELPPLVENGNTVPLAVSVESPMTEADHVRAIHVFTEKNPQPNVASFRLGPRAGRASVATRIRLADTQTVVAISELSDGSFWSTSAAVVVTLAACLEET, from the coding sequence ATGAAGAGACGGGCATCCCGTCGAGAATTCCTGGTGGTCGCCGGGGGCGCCGTCGCCGGTCTCGGGCTGGCGTCGGCGGCCGCTGCCGAGCCCCCGCGCGCGACGCCCGCGGCGATGCGAGAGGCCATCCGCAAGGTCGTGGGCTCGGCTCGGGTCACTCCGGGCAGGGTGAAGCTCGAGCTGCCACCGCTGGTCGAGAACGGCAACACCGTCCCGCTCGCCGTCAGCGTCGAGAGTCCCATGACCGAGGCCGACCACGTGCGGGCGATCCACGTCTTCACGGAGAAGAACCCGCAGCCCAACGTCGCCAGCTTCCGTCTCGGGCCCCGCGCTGGGCGGGCGAGCGTGGCGACGCGCATCCGGCTCGCCGACACCCAGACCGTCGTCGCGATCTCGGAGCTGAGTGACGGCTCGTTCTGGTCGACCAGCGCGGCGGTCGTGGTGACCCTGGCAGCGTGCCTGGAGGAGACGTGA